A stretch of Channa argus isolate prfri chromosome 16, Channa argus male v1.0, whole genome shotgun sequence DNA encodes these proteins:
- the egln3 gene encoding egl nine homolog 3 isoform X1 encodes MKQENSKPAWDFQMACNFQQTSLESVKQVKTQMGTYADVSSLPKVVSGDDFQNKNEDDSADYRHSGELPPCGNTRADSGPGETGSGTQVNPQVRIGVNVVGTSVSVGPGIRNDLVMSARALNCKEDVVSVEVWSADRAAAWMGTRNSNNVRPEDRTDSGFRSRAVAGIDDGVKAGATHKGADKVLDRPDSRLLPCVHPWSIQPRSKDRKHRSSHRLQYMVPCMNCYGMCIIDNFLGGKIGDRILCEVQELHHAGRMQDGKLSGRVLDNTKRIRGDQIVWVEGNEQGCENIGYLLSRMDKLIISADGKLGKHKIRGRHSKAMVACYPGNGAGYVKHVDNPNSDGRCITCIYYLNKNWNAKEHGGVLRIFPEGKSYVADVKPLFDRLLFFWSDRRNPHEVQPSYATRYAITVWYFDSEERAEAKRRFRDLTASTQQQGSSSS; translated from the exons ATGAAACAGGAGAACAG caAACCTGCCTGGGATTTCCAGATGGCTTGCAACTTCCAACAAACCAGCCTGGAAAgtgtaaaacaagtaaaaactcAAATGGGAACATATGCAGACGTGAGTTCCTTGCCCAAGGTTGTTTCTGGAgatgattttcaaaataaaaatgaggacGACAGTGCTGACTACAGGCACTCAGGTGAGCTGCCCCCCTGTGGGAACACCAGGGCTGACTCTGGACCTGGAGAGACTGGTTCTGGAACTCAGGTTAATCCCCAGGTTAGGATTGGCGTCAACGTCGTTGGCACAAGTGTTTCTGTGGGGCCTGGCATTAGAAATGATTTGGTGATGTCAGCCAGAGCTTTAAACTGTAAAGAGGACGTGGTCAGTGTTGAGGTCTGGTCTGCAGATAGAGCTGCAGCTTGGATGGGGACCAGGAATAGTAACAATGTCAGGCCTGAAGACAGGACGGACAGTGGTTTTAGAAGCAGGGCTGTGGCTGGGATTGATGATGGGGTTAAAGCTGGAGCCACACACAAAGGTGCAGATAAGGTTTTGGATAGACCTGACTCCAGGCTCTTGCCATGTGTCCACCCCTGGAGCATCCAACCACGATCCAAAGACCGGAAGCACCGCAGCAGCCACAGGCTGCAATACATGGTCCCCTGCATGAACTGCTATGGCATGTGCATTATCGACAACTTTCTCGGGGGCAAAATTGGAGACCGGATTCTGTGTGAAGTCCAAGAGCTTCACCATGCTGGGAGGATGCAAGATGGTAAACTCTCTGGTAGGGTGTTGGACAACACCAAGCGCATTCGTGGAGACCAGATCGTGTGGGTGGAAGGAAATGAGCAAGGTTGTGAGAACATTGGCTACCTGCTGTCTAGGATGGATAAACTTATCATCTCTGCTGATGGGAAGCTGGGAAAGCACAAGATCAGAGGGAGACACAGTAAG gCCATGGTGGCATGTTACCCAGGAAATGGAGCAGGTTATGTCAAACATGTGGACAACCCCAACAGTGATGGACGCTGCATCACCTGCATCTACTACCTCAACAAGAACTGGAACGCTAAG GAGCATGGGGGCGTCCTGAGGATCTTTCCAGAAGGGAAATCTTATGTGGCCGACGTCAAGCCTCTGTTTGACAGACTGCTCTTTTTCTGGTCTGACCGCAGAAACCCACATGAGGTGCAGCCCTCCTACGCCACTAG GTACGCCATCACAGTGTGGTACTTTGACTCGGAGGAGAGAGCGGAGGCCAAGAGACGCTTCAGAGACCTGACAG CGTCCACACAGCAGCAAGGCAGCAGCTCCAGCTGA
- the egln3 gene encoding egl nine homolog 3 isoform X2 encodes MPFIEHVSDSDLRTLALERVVPALLACGFCYVDSLLGELAGDAVLEQVKEMHRSGSLQDGRLAGSVPGIHRRSIRGDKIAWVSGSERGCEAINFLLNIIDKLISMCASRLGNKPIRERSKAMVACYPGNGAGYVKHVDNPNSDGRCITCIYYLNKNWNAKEHGGVLRIFPEGKSYVADVKPLFDRLLFFWSDRRNPHEVQPSYATRYAITVWYFDSEERAEAKRRFRDLTASTQQQGSSSS; translated from the exons ATGCCTTTTATCGAGCACGTTTCGGACTCGGACTTGAGGACTTTGGCTTTGGAGCGGGTCGTCCCGGCTCTGCTGGCTTGCGGCTTCTGCTACGTGGACTCTCTGCTCGGGGAGTTGGCCGGGGACGCCGTCCTGGAGCAGGTCAAGGAGATGCACCGCTCCGGCTCGCTGCAGGACGGCCGGCTGGCCGGATCCGTCCCGGGCATCCACCGGAGGAGCATTCGCGGGGACAAGATCGCCTGGGTGAGCGGCTCTGAGCGCGGCTGCGAGGCGATCAACTTCCTGCTCAACATTATCGATAAGCTCATCTCCATGTGCGCAAGCCGGCTGGGAAACAAGCCGATACGGGAGAGGTCCAAG gCCATGGTGGCATGTTACCCAGGAAATGGAGCAGGTTATGTCAAACATGTGGACAACCCCAACAGTGATGGACGCTGCATCACCTGCATCTACTACCTCAACAAGAACTGGAACGCTAAG GAGCATGGGGGCGTCCTGAGGATCTTTCCAGAAGGGAAATCTTATGTGGCCGACGTCAAGCCTCTGTTTGACAGACTGCTCTTTTTCTGGTCTGACCGCAGAAACCCACATGAGGTGCAGCCCTCCTACGCCACTAG GTACGCCATCACAGTGTGGTACTTTGACTCGGAGGAGAGAGCGGAGGCCAAGAGACGCTTCAGAGACCTGACAG CGTCCACACAGCAGCAAGGCAGCAGCTCCAGCTGA